The Halobacterium litoreum genome includes a region encoding these proteins:
- a CDS encoding 5'-deoxyadenosine deaminase: MTLLCADTVVCDADRAIEDGAVVVDGDRVAAVGDRETLADEYPDRERVEVDVLAPGLVGGHVHSVQSLGRGIADDEELLDWLFDHVLPMEASMDADEMRAAADLAYLEFVESGTTTVVDHLSVAHAGEAFAAAADSGVRARMGKVLMDKDSPEGLLEETDAALDETEALIREWDGARDGRIRYAVTPRFAVSCTEECLRGCRELADEYGVRIHTHASENKGEIETVEEETGKRNVHWLDEVGLTGEDVVLAHCVWTDETERELLAETGTHVTHCPSSNMKLASGVAPIEDYLDRGINVALGNDGPPCNNTLDAFTEMRQASLLGKVSDLDPTALPARTVFEMATRNGAEAAGFENVGKIREGWKADLVGLTTENARSTPMHDPYSHLVFAAHGDDVTLTMVDGDVLYRDGDHERMDAAAIRERASEFAARF; the protein is encoded by the coding sequence ATGACGCTACTGTGCGCCGACACCGTGGTCTGTGACGCCGACCGCGCAATCGAGGACGGCGCGGTCGTCGTCGACGGCGACCGCGTCGCGGCGGTCGGCGACCGCGAGACGCTGGCCGACGAGTACCCGGACCGCGAGCGCGTCGAGGTGGACGTGCTCGCGCCGGGGCTCGTGGGCGGCCACGTCCACTCCGTGCAGAGCCTCGGGCGCGGCATCGCGGACGACGAGGAGTTGCTGGACTGGCTGTTCGACCACGTGCTCCCGATGGAGGCCTCGATGGACGCCGACGAGATGCGAGCGGCCGCCGACCTCGCGTACCTCGAATTCGTGGAGTCGGGGACGACCACCGTCGTCGACCACCTCTCCGTGGCGCACGCCGGCGAGGCGTTCGCGGCGGCCGCGGACAGCGGCGTACGCGCCCGGATGGGGAAGGTCCTGATGGACAAGGACTCGCCGGAGGGCTTACTGGAGGAGACGGACGCCGCGCTCGACGAGACCGAGGCCCTGATTCGGGAGTGGGACGGCGCCCGCGACGGTCGCATCCGGTACGCCGTCACGCCCCGGTTCGCCGTCTCCTGCACCGAGGAGTGTCTCCGGGGCTGTCGCGAACTGGCCGACGAGTACGGCGTCCGCATCCACACGCACGCCAGCGAGAACAAGGGCGAAATCGAGACCGTCGAGGAGGAGACGGGAAAGCGCAACGTCCACTGGCTGGACGAGGTCGGCCTGACCGGCGAGGACGTGGTGCTCGCGCACTGCGTGTGGACCGACGAGACGGAACGCGAACTGCTCGCGGAGACCGGGACGCACGTCACGCACTGCCCGTCTTCGAACATGAAACTCGCGTCGGGCGTCGCGCCCATCGAGGACTACCTCGACCGCGGCATCAACGTCGCGCTGGGGAACGACGGCCCGCCCTGCAACAACACGCTCGACGCGTTCACCGAGATGCGGCAGGCCAGCCTCCTCGGGAAGGTGTCGGACCTCGACCCGACCGCCCTCCCCGCCCGCACCGTCTTCGAGATGGCGACCCGGAACGGCGCCGAGGCCGCGGGCTTCGAGAACGTCGGGAAGATTCGCGAAGGCTGGAAGGCCGACCTCGTCGGCCTCACCACCGAGAACGCTCGCTCCACGCCGATGCACGACCCGTACTCCCACCTCGTGTTCGCGGCGCACGGCGACGATGTGACGCTCACGATGGTCGACGGCGACGTGCTCTACCGCGACGGCGACCACGAGCGCATGGACGCCGCCGCGATTCGGGAGCGCGCCAGCGAGTTCGCGGCGCGGTTCTGA
- a CDS encoding MFS transporter has protein sequence MSTAERVPWDSPVVRVVLLSTALAPLGVPLVAPALPAFREALSLTDAEASLLVSAYFVAGIVLSPFLGAFADRYGRRRLLVVALVVFSLTGASIALAPPYGVVVGVRVVQGTAAAGLFVATVTLVGDAFDGVQRNAVLGVNAAVLGAGAAAYPILGGALAGVSWRAPFVAYLLALPAAVVASRVLPAETRRTARPGYLSAMARVATSAGALGYYAATLLTELLLFGAILTALPFLLVREYGASPLGIGLVITAAEVVAAGAAASNGWLARRAGDAAIVRAGIATYAVGLLAVPFATSVVGVAAGAAVVGAGVGFVLPSVDAGLSARVPGDLRAGALSLRNSVTFLGRAAGPLLFAYLAADTGYEPLLTAAGVAALAAVALATVGSRLRARP, from the coding sequence ATGTCTACCGCAGAGCGCGTGCCGTGGGACTCGCCGGTCGTCCGCGTCGTCCTACTCAGCACCGCGCTCGCGCCACTCGGCGTGCCGCTGGTCGCGCCCGCGCTCCCCGCCTTCCGCGAGGCGCTGTCGCTCACCGACGCCGAAGCCAGCCTGCTCGTCTCCGCGTACTTCGTCGCCGGTATCGTTCTCTCGCCGTTCCTCGGCGCGTTCGCCGACCGATACGGCCGCCGCCGACTGCTCGTCGTCGCGCTCGTCGTGTTCTCGCTCACCGGCGCGAGTATCGCGCTCGCGCCGCCGTACGGGGTCGTCGTCGGCGTCCGCGTCGTGCAGGGCACCGCGGCCGCGGGGCTGTTCGTCGCCACCGTCACGCTCGTCGGCGACGCCTTCGACGGCGTCCAGCGAAACGCCGTGCTCGGCGTGAACGCCGCCGTACTCGGCGCTGGGGCCGCCGCCTACCCGATTCTGGGCGGCGCGCTCGCGGGCGTCTCGTGGCGCGCGCCGTTCGTCGCCTACCTGCTCGCGCTCCCGGCCGCCGTCGTCGCCTCGCGCGTCCTCCCGGCCGAGACGCGACGCACCGCCCGTCCCGGCTACCTCTCCGCGATGGCGCGCGTCGCCACCTCGGCGGGTGCACTCGGCTACTACGCCGCCACCCTGCTCACCGAACTCCTGTTGTTCGGCGCGATTCTCACCGCGCTCCCGTTCCTGCTCGTCCGCGAGTATGGCGCCTCGCCGCTCGGCATCGGCCTCGTCATCACCGCCGCCGAGGTCGTCGCCGCGGGCGCCGCCGCGTCGAACGGGTGGCTCGCGCGCCGCGCCGGCGACGCCGCCATCGTCCGCGCCGGTATCGCGACGTACGCCGTCGGGCTGCTCGCCGTGCCGTTCGCCACCTCTGTCGTCGGCGTTGCGGCGGGCGCAGCAGTCGTCGGCGCGGGCGTCGGCTTCGTCCTCCCGTCCGTGGATGCCGGGCTCAGCGCCCGCGTCCCCGGCGACCTGCGCGCCGGCGCGCTCAGCCTCAGAAACAGCGTGACGTTCCTCGGGCGCGCGGCCGGCCCGCTGCTGTTCGCGTACCTCGCCGCCGACACCGGCTACGAACCCCTGCTCACCGCCGCCGGGGTCGCCGCGCTCGCGGCCGTCGCGCTCGCTACCGTCGGTTCTCGGTTGCGGGCACGCCCTTGA
- a CDS encoding nucleic acid-binding protein: MTTAAVSDAGPLIHLAEIESLELFDAFDTLLVPETVYEEVEAGGLPDGLSAVADELVTVDNDATEVVDELDAGERAALAAAIEHETVLLTDDLAAREAASDAGVDVHGSIGVIALGYGRGLLGRDEAAARMRALQRETSLFVTEAVVERGIRLLDE; the protein is encoded by the coding sequence GTGACGACGGCGGCCGTTTCGGACGCGGGGCCGCTCATTCACCTCGCGGAAATCGAATCGCTCGAACTCTTCGACGCGTTCGACACGCTTCTCGTCCCCGAAACCGTGTACGAGGAAGTCGAGGCCGGTGGGCTACCGGACGGACTGTCGGCCGTCGCCGACGAACTCGTGACTGTCGATAACGATGCCACCGAGGTCGTCGACGAACTCGACGCCGGAGAGCGCGCCGCACTCGCGGCCGCTATCGAACACGAGACTGTCCTCTTGACAGACGATCTCGCCGCCCGCGAAGCGGCGTCCGACGCGGGCGTAGATGTCCACGGCTCTATTGGTGTCATCGCCCTCGGGTACGGTCGTGGACTGCTCGGCCGAGACGAGGCGGCGGCCCGGATGCGTGCGCTCCAGCGGGAGACGAGCTTGTTCGTGACTGAGGCCGTAGTAGAACGCGGGATTCGATTGCTGGACGAGTAG